AATAAAACTGGCGGAAGAGACGAAGAATCATCCCGACGGTGCCCGTTTTGTTTGGAATCCGGAAGTAGGCTGGCCTATGGAGCGGTTGTGGCAATCCAATCCGGAGATGCGTGACGAACTGGTTGAGGCTATGAAGAAAGGGCAGATATGTCTGGATGCCAGCTATCTGAATCTGAATACCAGTACCTGTGCCGATGAGGAATTGTTCCATGTCTTCAAGTTTACCCGCGAGATGCAACGGTTGAGCGGAGTTCCTTCGGATGTTTTCCAGCAGTTCGATATACCGGGTATGTCGTGGGGATTGATTCCGGTTATGGCACAGGAGGGCGTTAAGTATATTATCTCATGGCCGAATACTGACCGCGCAGGAAATGCTCATAAAAATATGGATGGAAAACCCTTTTGGTGGGTAGGTCCCGACGGCAAGTCGAAAGTCTTGTTCCTTCAGCCGGGCGGTTATGCCAATAGTGGCAGTATGGGAAAAGGCGGAGAGACCGGACGTCCGTGGTTCGGACAACGTGACCCGGCAAAAGTGCCGAAAGTGATCCGTATGGGATATGCCAATGTCGATTTTACCGAGAAACTGACGGCGTTGGAAAAAGAGAATTATCCGTATGATTATACCGTTCTTTCCTGGTCGTTGTGGGATAATAATCCGCTGGATGCCGATGTCCCTTTTGCGGTGAAAGAGTGGAATGAGAAATATGCTTATCCGAAAATCATTATCAGCGGCGGTCATGAAATCATGTCGATGATAGAAGAGAAGTACGGTGACCAGTTGCCGGTCGTTTCCGGTGACTATACCGAATACTGGACGGACGGTCTGGGTACGGCTGCCGGCCTGACAGCCAAGAACCGGAATGCCAAGGAGAAATTGGTGCAGGCAGAAACAATTTGGTCCATGCTGGCAGACGGAGGAAAAGCTCCGCGCGAAGATTTCGATGAGGCCTGGCGTTATATCCTGTTAGGTTCGGAACATACCTGGTGTTTTGAGAACCCAACCGAACCCTATTTCCAGGATGCCATTTGGAAAGTGAAACAGTCTTACTTCCATGAAGCCGAAGACCGTTCGATCGATATGCTGGATGAATCGCTGGCTCCTGCCACGGATAAGTCGAATGGGGCATTGGGGCCTAAGGAAGGTCCGTCAAACGGAGGTATCGCTGTCTTTAATACGCATTCATGGCCGCAGAGCGGTGTGATTAGGCTGACGGCAAAAGAAAGTCTGAAAGGGGATAAAGTAGTCGATCAGAATGGTAAAGAGCTTCTTTCCCAACGTCTTTCTACCGGTGAGTTGTTGGTCTATGTGCCGGAAGTACCTGCACTGAGTTCCCGTCATTTCCGTGTAGTGGAAGGCAAATGCTCTTTGTCGGGCAGTTGTAAAATAGAAGGAACGACACTGAAGAACGATTGTCTGACGGTTCATGTGGATCGGACAACCGGTAATATAGTTTCTTTATTGAAGAAAGGTTCTGAATATAACTATATCGCCCAGGGAGCCAATACCTTCTCCTGGTTACCGGCGAATGTGGATGCTCCGCAAGCGGATACGGTATTGTCTGTATCCGTCGTCGAAGAAGGTCCTTTGGCTGTAGAACTGTGTGTAACATCGAAGGCAACCGGTTGTCGGAGTGTCTCCCGTTCTGTCCGTTTGCAGGCTGGGCAGCCGTGGGTGGAAATCTCCAATGTCGTAGATAAATTGCCTTTGGTGGAGAAAGACGGCATTCATTTTGGCTTTGCCTTCAATCTACCGAATTCAAAGACTCGCGTGGATATTCCGTGGGGCGTGATGGAAGTGGAGAAAGACCAGTGGCCGCAAGGTAACCGTAACTGGCTGGCGATGCAACGATGGCTGGATGTTTCGAATGCGACACATGGCGTAACCTGGTGTTCGCTGGATGCTCCTTTGTTTGAATACGGCGATCGTTATGCCAATATCGCAATGGGCTGGGGAGGCCAGGGAAACTGGGTAACCAAACTTGAACCCAGTTCAACAGTCTATTCCTGGGCGATGAATAATCACTGGCATACCAACTTCCCGTTGACACAGGATGGTCCTGTTCAGTTCCGTTATCGTTTGTATCCGCACGAAGCCTACGATGTGGTGGAAGCCAACCGTTTCGGTATGGAACAGTCTCAGCCGCTGGTATATGTTACAGCTGACAAAGATCCGCAGGTGCAGCCTTTGATTGCTATCGACAATCAGATGGTTTATTCAACGATCATTAAATCCCTGGAAACCGATCATACTTTGATCGTCCGTCTCCGTTCCCTGTCCGACAAAGAGGAAAGTGTAAAACTATCTTTCCCTAAAAAGACCCCGGCACGTGTCTCTGTCTGCGATCGGGAGGAGATAGCCGGAGAAAGAACTGACGGCAATTTGGTAATGGCTCCGTACGGACAAATCACATTGAGATTGGAATACTAAGATGCGTTTTTTGAGATAGTAGTGCTAGCAGGGGTAGCACAGTTGTGTTACCCTATTCAGGACAGTAGTGTTAGGAGTCCCCACACTACTGTCCTATTTTTGTAAGTTAGTAAGTATACTCCCGTGCTGTCTGAATCATTGCGAACAGGTTCTCAGAAGGTGTTGTTGAGGGAATGGCACAACCGGCATTTAATATAAATCGGGGATTATCTTTGAATATGTTCAGTAACTCTGAGGTCTTTTCTCTGACTAATTGAGGTGTACCGAATGCCAGTACTCCGGCTGGATCAATATTTCCGGCAAAAACTGTTGTTCCACGCATTTTTTCTTCCGCCAGATGGATGTTCGTTTTATAATCCAGTTCCAGTACATCAGCTCCACATGTAATCATTTGATCGATAATAATATCCGTATTACCACAAATATGTAACAGATATGGGATTTCCAATTGATGAGCGTATTCACAAACTTTCTTTTCGTATGGGAGTGCGAACCTTCCGTACATATCAGGAGATAACATAGAAGGACCGGCCGGACTATCACCGTTTGAAACCATATCGGCTCCGGCTTCTTTCATCATTCGAATAAATTGTGAAGTCGCTTCATAACAATAGTCCAGTAGTGCAAAAACAGATTCTTCCTCTTCCAGGCATAAGTCTATCATCATATTCTCTACGCCGCGGAGCATTGTCGCCAACGAGAATGGTGCTTGGTCACAATTCCCACGTATATAAATTTCACCTTTGAAGTGAGTTTTTAATAAGGTTACAGCTTCACACCAGATATTTGCGTATCGGTAACTTTGTATGTCAACCGGTTTTAATTGGTCGACTTCAGCCAATGATGCTAAGATTCCTTCATGAGAGCGAGCCGGTTCTGTCTTCGGAAAGTCAACGTTTACGCCACACGCACCAGCAAGTGTAACCGTGTCGATATCTACCACAACTCCATCATATTGATATTTTTCTACGGCACGGATAAAGCATTCGGCTATCACCCGTGGGTCGTTGCGGAACTGTTCCATCGTGTATCCGGCTTCGCTGACAGCCATCATAAAATTGTGCAGCATTATTGGGGTCTTGTCCGGTTGCTTGCCGGAAAGAGCCGCTTGGATTCTTTCGTATCCTGTCATGTTAATTCTATTTATGAGTTTTCTTTTTCGATTTCTTCCAGTGACTTGTTTCTTGTTTCAAACAGATATTTCTTAAAGAAAAAGTATCCGGCGAGGGTTGTAACAGAGAAGAACGCAAAACAATATCCTCCGCCATTTGGTAATGCTCCGGTTGCTATAGGGAACAAAAATGAGATTCCTCCGTTCACGATCCAGTTTGAAAGAGAGCCTATTGACATGCCTTGCGACCGGATGCTATTCGGGAATATTTCTCCCAATAAAACCCAGGAAACAGCTCCCATGGAAGAGGCAAATAGGGCAACGAAACTAACCAGAGACACTAATAATATCCACGCCGGGAATCCTGTATTGAAATAAGATAATGCTAATACTGCCAGCACAATGGACATACCAGCCGTACCGAAGAGAAGGAGCTTCCTTCGTCCCAATTTATCTATCAAAGATTTTGCCAGTAAAGTAAATGTCAGATTAGTCAAGCCGATGATAACTGTTTGCCCGATAGCAGCGTCTGTTGAAAATCCTGCAGCTCTGAATATATCGGTCGCATAATACATGACGATGGCTATACCGGATAATTGACTGAAAACACCGACCGCAATGCCTATCAGCATGAATCGTAGATTGGGTTTTCTGAATAAAGGTATGTGCACTTGTTTATTAGGATCTTGTTTATGGAGAGAGGTTTGTATCTCCTTGATTAATCTCCTGCTAGTTTCTGGTGAATTATATCCGGATAATACAACTTCTGCTTCTTGTATATATTCTCGCTGAACAAGCCATCGAGGACTGCGCTGTGCTTTAAGTAATAATAAAAAGAAAAGCCCGGAAGGAATAGCCATCGATAAAAACATATAACGCCAGTTATGTTCCCCTGTGTCAATTAATAAATAATCGACGAAGAAAGCTGCTAATATACCGACGACAACTCCTAATTGAAAGTTGATGGTTGAACTTCCGCGCTTTTCAGGAGGTGTAATTTCAGAAAGGT
This is a stretch of genomic DNA from Parabacteroides chongii. It encodes these proteins:
- a CDS encoding glycoside hydrolase family 38 C-terminal domain-containing protein; this encodes MKKRIGFCLLILALSATVQADIKPGAIDYIVRPLYGYRADGAPGRIVTVRLKGEELKGDLSVEVITKGKTEKNHFVLNAKDSTEVDVMLPATVPTEKKSEVTFVLRGADKTYKQKVSITPMRHWNVYLYNHAHVDIGYTNTHKNVEQLHKNNIIEGIKLAEETKNHPDGARFVWNPEVGWPMERLWQSNPEMRDELVEAMKKGQICLDASYLNLNTSTCADEELFHVFKFTREMQRLSGVPSDVFQQFDIPGMSWGLIPVMAQEGVKYIISWPNTDRAGNAHKNMDGKPFWWVGPDGKSKVLFLQPGGYANSGSMGKGGETGRPWFGQRDPAKVPKVIRMGYANVDFTEKLTALEKENYPYDYTVLSWSLWDNNPLDADVPFAVKEWNEKYAYPKIIISGGHEIMSMIEEKYGDQLPVVSGDYTEYWTDGLGTAAGLTAKNRNAKEKLVQAETIWSMLADGGKAPREDFDEAWRYILLGSEHTWCFENPTEPYFQDAIWKVKQSYFHEAEDRSIDMLDESLAPATDKSNGALGPKEGPSNGGIAVFNTHSWPQSGVIRLTAKESLKGDKVVDQNGKELLSQRLSTGELLVYVPEVPALSSRHFRVVEGKCSLSGSCKIEGTTLKNDCLTVHVDRTTGNIVSLLKKGSEYNYIAQGANTFSWLPANVDAPQADTVLSVSVVEEGPLAVELCVTSKATGCRSVSRSVRLQAGQPWVEISNVVDKLPLVEKDGIHFGFAFNLPNSKTRVDIPWGVMEVEKDQWPQGNRNWLAMQRWLDVSNATHGVTWCSLDAPLFEYGDRYANIAMGWGGQGNWVTKLEPSSTVYSWAMNNHWHTNFPLTQDGPVQFRYRLYPHEAYDVVEANRFGMEQSQPLVYVTADKDPQVQPLIAIDNQMVYSTIIKSLETDHTLIVRLRSLSDKEESVKLSFPKKTPARVSVCDREEIAGERTDGNLVMAPYGQITLRLEY
- a CDS encoding uroporphyrinogen decarboxylase family protein — translated: MTGYERIQAALSGKQPDKTPIMLHNFMMAVSEAGYTMEQFRNDPRVIAECFIRAVEKYQYDGVVVDIDTVTLAGACGVNVDFPKTEPARSHEGILASLAEVDQLKPVDIQSYRYANIWCEAVTLLKTHFKGEIYIRGNCDQAPFSLATMLRGVENMMIDLCLEEEESVFALLDYCYEATSQFIRMMKEAGADMVSNGDSPAGPSMLSPDMYGRFALPYEKKVCEYAHQLEIPYLLHICGNTDIIIDQMITCGADVLELDYKTNIHLAEEKMRGTTVFAGNIDPAGVLAFGTPQLVREKTSELLNIFKDNPRFILNAGCAIPSTTPSENLFAMIQTAREYTY
- a CDS encoding sugar porter family MFS transporter — translated: MKTHILYFWIAILGGMLFGYDTAVINGAMPFFTSHFDLSDAMVGWSVSSGLVGCIIGATLASWPTDKFGRRDTMKMAALLFFVSALGTGFAYDFTMFVIARILGGIAVGVVSVTMPIYLSEITPPEKRGSSTINFQLGVVVGILAAFFVDYLLIDTGEHNWRYMFLSMAIPSGLFFLLLLKAQRSPRWLVQREYIQEAEVVLSGYNSPETSRRLIKEIQTSLHKQDPNKQVHIPLFRKPNLRFMLIGIAVGVFSQLSGIAIVMYYATDIFRAAGFSTDAAIGQTVIIGLTNLTFTLLAKSLIDKLGRRKLLLFGTAGMSIVLAVLALSYFNTGFPAWILLVSLVSFVALFASSMGAVSWVLLGEIFPNSIRSQGMSIGSLSNWIVNGGISFLFPIATGALPNGGGYCFAFFSVTTLAGYFFFKKYLFETRNKSLEEIEKENS